DNA sequence from the Cucurbita pepo subsp. pepo cultivar mu-cu-16 chromosome LG06, ASM280686v2, whole genome shotgun sequence genome:
GAAGAAGTAAATTCATGAAGGGAATTGAAGAAAGTAGAATTTATAATGTCAACTGTCGATGAAGATGATAGGGAGCCAGCCATGGAGTCTGGTGAATCTGATGAAGGAATAGTTGTCCGAGAATTCTGTGCAAATGGGGTATGCATAAAAACTACAGAAGTAGAAGCAAAGCTCGATGAGGGAAATATCCAAGAGGCAGAATCTTCATTACGGGAAGGGTTATCTCTCAATTTAGAGGTTTGTTTATAACACTATAAAGACATTATCGTTGAAATGAACTTGAATTTCTGTCTCATGCTTCAGGCTGTTATAAACAGTGTAGTGTGCCATTGAAGACTTTTTTgaacaagaaggaaaaatgaaataggaaTTGGAAATTTAACTTCTCCTTGAATTTCGCCACATGTTTGAACATTTGCTGTCTTCGGGGTAGGGAAATCTTTCCTGCTTTCTTCCTTAAGTTCTGCCAATAATCGAACAATTGTCCACATGTTTCTGCCTGCgtataattgttatttttgATATCTCCACCCAAAAATTGTTGGAGGCTGTTTTTGCTGTGTAATTAAAACCCCCGAAGATTACCTAGGATTCTATGATTGTAAAGTTCTATTCTATATATCCCTATTAGAATAAGATTAGTGAAACTACAAAGAAGACCCACAGAAAAAACAGGCCTACTAACATGAggacaacaaaaaagaagtcaaacttttaaaaaaagggcACATATGAAGTGGAAGTTCTTGTGAGATATAATCTTTTGGTTCTTAGATGGTAAATGTAGGaatcacaaattttatttgagtcaatcaatgtaaatttttttaataggaatctgaataaattttatttatgtctATAACTATAGAGATGAAGTGTGTTTAAAAAGTCAAGTAACATGATGGCAGTGTTATTGTCTTCTGTGTTAGTTGCTATTTGTTGTGTTCACGATTCTATTTTCAGTTTTTCAATAGTATATGATTCACTTGAATAATTAGTTCGTAGAAACATGGCGCCAATACCTAAGATGGCCTTTCCATTTTCCCCAAAATCGTAGGCATAAACTTTAGAAATTGGTTCAATGAATAATCCAAAATCACAATTAGAATACTTTGATTACGTGAGAGTTCTCTAATTGTTAACTGAATTTGGGGAGTCTACCAATGAATGGACAAAGAAGAGACCGAAGTGATCTCTGTAATGCATCCTACTTCCATACTACCATTTTCTTGGGAGTCAATCTGTTCGAGATTCTTATAAACACAGAACTTGATGAATCTTTTGCATAAAAAATGATTGCAGGAAGCCAGAGCCCTTCTTGGGAAGTTGGAATATCAGAGAGGCAATGTTGAAGGTGCTCTACGTGTGTTTGATGGTATTGATCTCCAAGCAGCTATTCAACGATTACAGCCTTCCATTGCTGAGAAGACTCCTCCGAAAAAAGGACGTTCACGCCCTGAATCTCAACAGGCAGTTTCCCAGCATGCTGCAAGCCTGGTGCTTGAAgccatatatttaaaagtgaAGTCTCTACAGAAGCTAGGGAGAGTAAATGGTAACTACGGGGACTAATctaatgttaatgatgatatagatctattatttttctcacTCTCTTTAAATGTGCATCTCAAACTGTAATTTATCATATGGGACTTTCAGAGGCTGCTGATGAGTGTACGAGTGTCCTTGATGCCGTAGAAAAGATATTCCAACAAGGAATTCCTGATGCGCAAGTGGATGGTAGATTGCAAGAGACTATCAATCAGGCTGTAGAACTCCTCCCTGAGCTATGGAAGCAGGCTGGCTGTTTCCAGGAAGCAGTATCTGCCTATAGGCGTGCCCTCTTAAGCCAATGGAACCTCAATAATGAAAGCTGTGCTAGGATCCAGAAAGGATTTGCTGTGTTTTTGCTTTACAGTGGAGTAGAGGCTGGTCCTCCTAGTTTAGCTGTTCAACTTGAAGGTTCATATGTACCGAAAAATAATTTGGAAGAAGCAATTCTACTTTTAATGCTTCTTGTGAAGAAATGTTACCTTTGTAAGATAAAGTGGGATCCATCAGTGATGGAGCACCTAATATTTGCTCTATCCACATGCAGCCAGACTTCTGTTTTAGCAAAACAACTTGAAGAGGTCATGCCTGGAGTATATCACCGCGTAGATCGTTGGAAGTCTTTAGCTCTTTGTTATTGTGCAGCCGGACAGAATAAAGTTGCCTTAAATCTTCTGAGAAAGTGTCTACACAAACACGAAAAACCAGATGATGTGGCAGCCTTATTATTGGCTGCCAAGGTCTGTAGTGAGGATCCTTTTCTCTCTGCCGAAGGTGTGGGTTACGCCCAGCGAGCACTGAACAATTGTGTAGAAAACGAAGAGCATTTAAAGGGTGTGAGTCTTCGCTTGTTAGGCCTTTGTTTGGGAAAACAAGCCAAAATGTCTTCCTCTGACTTAGAGAGGTCTCGTCTTCAGTCAGACGCATTGAAATCTCTTGAGGCAGCAAGTGGTCTGGAGAGAAATAACTTAGATTTGATGCTTGAGTTAGGAGTACAATATTCAGAATATCGGAATTTGAATGCTGCTTTGCAATATGCAAAGAAGTTCATTGATGAAACAGGTGGCTCTGTCTTAAAAGGCTGGCAGTTGCTTGCTCTTGTTTTGTCTGCCCAAAAGAGATTTTCAGAGGCTGAAGTGGTCACCGATGCTGCAATGGATGAGACCACAAAATGGGAACAAGGACCACTGCTCAGACTCAAGGCAAAGCTGAAGGTCTCTCAATCATTACATATGGATGCTATTGAAACTTATCGTTATCTTCTTGCGTTAGTTCAAGCGCAAAAGAAATCGTTTGGGCATCTCAGAATTGTCCCTCAGGTTAGAACTTGGActctttataattttctttttatttacttatttatttattattattattattagttcaaatacgttttaaaatagaaaatttcaatCACTTGTTGCTGGTTTTAACTGTAAAATATGAGTTGCTATCTTATAAACTATTGGTATGTCCAAATTGTTCAACTTGgactaataaattttttctacCTTGCCATTCACGTGAAAACTTGTTATTGGGCACTGTGGTTTTGGCATGGAGCTGGAGCCTCTTTGAATCTATCACGACTGCCTCACCTTAACGATGGAAAATATGACTAGTCAAATTCTACTGAGTTCACTTATAGAAGTTGTCTatattcataatatatatatatatatatatatatatatatatatatatatatatatatatatttcatcaaaaagaaaagaaaagaaaaaacttctAGAAGTtgtaaaatagaaaaacaggAAATCTGCAATTGTACTTTTTTTGCACCTTTTTCTCTgatctttccatttttcttggtCTAAATATAAGGTAACATACTGAGACAATATATTTTGTACGCATATATGATCCACTTCCTGCCTTGATAATAGGTTGAAGATGATAAAGTGAATGAATTTGAAGTTTGGAATGGTCTAGCCAATTTATACTCCAGCCTTTCACATTGGAAAGATGCAGAGATATGTCTAGGAAAAGCAAAGGAGCTGAAAGAGTTCTCCCCAGAAGTACTACATACTGAAGGCAAGATCTGCATTTCCTACATGAATAAtgcatatattattttctactgttcaatgaaaatttattaggAAATGATCTCTTTCATAAATTGCCTTTCACTGCCTGTCTTTGTCCTTCAAGGTTATCCATCAATCATTCTATCTGGATCTTGATCTGGGAAGCTTTTAATTACCTCAAATTCTCTGAAATAGTTGCTGGACTTGGTTCTTTTCATACTTGGTCTATCTTCATGTTGCCAACCTAGGTTCAACTTCATAGTTTAGACATAGCTGAAGACTGCTATCACTGGCAGCCGTTTATCTGACAATCGAACCGACCATATTAGTGCAAGTAGTAGGATTTTTTCATCGAGTGCGTCTGTCTCGCTGAGTTATATGATCTCCTGTTTAGTCAATCTCATGAAAACTTAACGACTCTTGGAAAAATCGGTAGTTTTTCGTTGCTCTGCAGAATTCCTTTTCTCCTTAGTCTTCTTTGCCATGGCTTTGTGCATGTTCCCCCCTTTAATACTCGCCAGgatttatataatatgtatgtgtgtgtgtgtgtatatatgtatgtatttatGTATATACGTGAATGAATGTAAATTTCCCTCTTTTGCAAGATTTACAATGTTGTTTGATGTTAATTGGTATGTTACATGCGTCTATGCCCTATGTCCTATCTTTTTGCATGCTTTAGCATAAATGACTTCTTTGCTGCTGAATGTTCATCACATCTGCTGTTCCATCAGGTCTAATGTGTGAAGGAAGTGAGAAAATACAAGAAGCTCTAGCTGCTTATATTAATGCTATCCTACTCGAACCGACTTACGTTCCTTGCAAGGTTTTGATTGGTGCTCTTTGGTCAAAAGCGGGCCCGGACGCATTGCCTATAGCGAGAAGCTTACTTTCGGATGCATTGAGATTAGATCCGACCAACCGTAAGGCTTGGTTTTACTTGGGGGTCATTCATAGGGACGAAGGACGAATGGCTGATGCTGTAGACTGCTTTCAGGCAGCCGCCATGCTTGAAGAATCAGACCCCATTGAAAGCTTCAGCAGTGTTCTCTAATCAgtcattaatttattgaagGTCCTCtgttttcataaattttcctTTGAGGATAAACTCATTTTAGATTAATCAAGTTCTATTACTTACTTTTCCACCATATCGTTCTTCGTCGATACAGGACGATCACTTCAAACTGGCTCTGCTATGGGATTTAGCATGCATTTTCTTCGGGACCGAAAAGAAGACGCCTGGCGAAAATGTGGAAGAACTACCCTGTAAGTTGTAACCGAACAAACTTAATCTATAAGTTtaataagataaaagaaaaatctgtGTCAAAACTacataaatttgaagttaGAAAGGATGAATTTGTAGAGTGATGAGTTGGTGGATATTTTTCattgattgtttgttttttttaccattcttGCTCAACAATGTATATTTATTCTTGTAACTGAGCAATATTAGTTAGAGGAAttataccttttttttaatgtttatttgttGTGATGTaccaaatttttttctaatccAACCCCTCCAAAACTCTCAGGATTACTCAATATTTCTCTTTAACCTTTCAACCATTTGTGGAATTTGTCATCTACTTTTGTATCCCTcggaattttttttagctctcttttttcaatttttatttttgtttctgattTAAATATATACCGGTTATTAATTTGTATCATGCCCGTCGAGTATATTGTGACAAAATGCACTTTTAGTCTTCGAGATTTAGATATGATCTCCACATTAGATTcttgaagttttaaaagtattttagtccttgaagtttgaagaatgattctaaatcatcttcgacttaattttaaatcagTGAAATGGTGACGGACACGTCATCACGGACATGGATTAACGGATTAACTTGCATCGCAATTAagttagaaaattaatatgaaaaagtGACCTATtgtgtaaaaattaaaatggaaaaatattggatTTCTGAGTCTACTACTCCCGACGGAGTTGTGTGAAttatttaagaagaaaatgatgaaagtcccacatcggctaatctatttaagaagaagatgatgaaagtcccaacTAATCTatttaagaaatgatgaagatgatgaaagtcccaacTAATCTATTTAAGAAGATGGTGAAAGTCTCGGCTAATCTATTTAAGAAGATGAAAGGGCTGATGAAAGTcttcacatcggctaatttagagtgATCATGAATATCCATATGGCTCAACCagaggggttcattgaacaggatcacgagcaaagggtttgcaagcttaaaagatccatttatgggttgaagcaagcatctcgatcctggaacataaagtttgatactgcgatcaaatcttatggctttaaacagaatgttgacgaaccttgtgtttataaaaggatagtcaactctacagtagctttcctggtgttgtacgttgacgatatcctactaattggaaatgatgtgggaattctgactgacattaagcattggctggcgacacaattccaaatgaaagatttgggagaggctcagtttgttcttggaatccaaattgttcgaaatcgcaagaacaaaacactagcttTGTCTCAAGCAtcgtacatcgacaaaatgttgattcgatataagatgcaggactccaagaaaggattattacctttcaggcatggagttcatttgtcgaaggaacaaagtcctaagacacctcaagaagttgaggatatgaaacacattccctatgcatcagcggtcggtagtctgatgtatgccatgctatgtacccgacccgacatatgctatgctgtgggaattgtcagcagatatcagtccaatccgggacgtactcattggactgccgttaagaatatcctcaagtatcttaggagaacgagggactatatgctaatgtacggtgctaaggatctgatccttacagggtacactgactcagattttcagaccgatgtagatacaaggaaatcgacatcaggatctgtcttcactctgaacggaggagcagtaatatggagaagcataaagcaaggttgcattgctgattccaccatggaggctgagtatgttgctgcttgtgaagcagcgaaagaatctgtatggcttaggaagttcttaactgatttggaagtcgttccaaatatgcatcttcccgtcactctttattgtgataacagtggagcagttgcaaattcaaaagaaccaagaagccataagcgaggaaaacatattgagcgcaaatatcatctcataagggagattgtgcaacgaggagatgtgatcgtcacacagatagcttcagaacacaacattgctgatccatttacaaagcccctcacggctaaagtgtttgaagggcacctagtgagtctaggactacgagttatgtaatctagggcaagtgggagaaaaggcatgagtatgtgatgccctagtttattgtatttctctctactcaacgttataaaaccccactagagttttagtccaagtgggagtttgttgggttttatgtcctaaaactcatagtttgtaaacaaagatatattctattttcaataaagttattattgttgtttattcagaaaaaattgttattgaataaagtgaactttacgatcattaatctaaatccaataaactaagaacactctggctatagtatgactacttgaactatatgtagagacataagagtggatcaagttcaagtatatagtcaaaatgatctatagtataaggataaggctgagtaccttattctggggacactatggatgcggcccacttttgtatatgatataaacaatgcgatcactaaattgtgcatgtggagacatgtgagtgggggcgtcctatgcaatgagtattgcataagatcggaccatgaagaaaaccactctcactttataaagtcgtttactgttgagactgattttcttttcattcgataacctaggtaactcggttttaatcctgagctaaccatgaactcctgtttattcggaattatccttagatttgcatgggtgagagtggctctagttcgccgactcaacaggcctcccatttcaggggtaagactgggtgaatggctggggacgtggggtgcaagacggaattcactcctacccacttttagggatagaagaaaggtagttcccttaagcactgactccaggtcttgaacaaggggccccaccctctcattggcctgagagggattcggtttactggttggaccacaaaccaattgtttattagaggatcagtgagacataaggaacaagaagtaacttcaggggtaaaacggtaaattgacccagctctagttacgaacaacctgtgaaggatcgacttactaatcatggttatatcagatggacagaaatatatctatagtgaggggagtgcaactactaggctatagtggagtgtcctagtagttaacgaatgttggttaaccaggttaatgagtttaatcggttaatcttgaatcgttggagcccatgatctataggtccattaggtccctctgctagctcatatcggactaaaccatagaacagtgtgacgagtgagttcgaagtgttcgaattcaaattagggaatatgcgttacatatatacgatatatttaaccgcaattttattttatttacgaaataaacgaaaagagagaatctgagatatttaaataagatttaaatatcttaatcaattatgtgtcggaattgactgggattggcatttgaattaatattaaatattaattaaatagtttaattaatcatttaatgttactttaatttgaaattcattattcaaattaattgttgaattaaaatgaagaaagtcaaaatgttgactttcatctaattaaaatgaagaaagtcaaaatgttgactttcatctaatggaaaaatcatgttagtggaattttgaggtgtcaaaatttggtttaaccaaacttgcatgtttgccaaataaaccccacaagtttgagtggaattttgagtgtcaaaatttggttaactcaaacatgcatgcttgccacataatcccaaacatttgagtggaattttaagtgtcaaaatttggtgatctcaagtttgcatgaacatgcaaacttgactctttaaatagagtgatcatgatacttggaagggattcttcatcttgatgaaaaacctctcacaagcactctctttcacgtatacaaaatccctcccaagtttagtcactcaccggattccacaatcccgttctaaggccggagaatagtggagaagacactagtggtggttcgaaatcggttcgtgaggcaaaaggagtttgaactacaaaaggttagtatttaaactcattaagttttaatacttatgaacatgctagtcatttacaataattgatgttctaaaagtgcctaagatccaaattgcttccgcatgtgttatattaacaccatcaattggtatcagagcaagttttaggcactttatttacattaatttgatcatggtgggtaccatttcatgcatgaaatttgtggttgctaaagtggatggttttggttttggcattttttttatgcttccatttgatacaattattgtaataagcctaaggtgtatgggctttaataaatgaagaaaggtctgtaatttttataaagtcattagagtccactttaggttgtaattgatcgaaaatggaagagataagcaagctgaaccgaagaggatggaagaggcggttcgGGTGTTTTTTCTGTCGTTGGGGACCGATTGaacgtttttaagggttggttgGTCCAGTTCGTGATCGTCGGGAGCggctcaagttatttttagttattaatgtaataatttagttaattgcttgctttaaaatgccaaaaccaacccactttagtgtgtttaattaattatgcattatgaatgtatg
Encoded proteins:
- the LOC111797535 gene encoding protein NPG1-like; this translates as MSTVDEDDREPAMESGESDEGIVVREFCANGVCIKTTEVEAKLDEGNIQEAESSLREGLSLNLEEARALLGKLEYQRGNVEGALRVFDGIDLQAAIQRLQPSIAEKTPPKKGRSRPESQQAVSQHAASLVLEAIYLKVKSLQKLGRVNEAADECTSVLDAVEKIFQQGIPDAQVDGRLQETINQAVELLPELWKQAGCFQEAVSAYRRALLSQWNLNNESCARIQKGFAVFLLYSGVEAGPPSLAVQLEGSYVPKNNLEEAILLLMLLVKKCYLCKIKWDPSVMEHLIFALSTCSQTSVLAKQLEEVMPGVYHRVDRWKSLALCYCAAGQNKVALNLLRKCLHKHEKPDDVAALLLAAKVCSEDPFLSAEGVGYAQRALNNCVENEEHLKGVSLRLLGLCLGKQAKMSSSDLERSRLQSDALKSLEAASGLERNNLDLMLELGVQYSEYRNLNAALQYAKKFIDETGGSVLKGWQLLALVLSAQKRFSEAEVVTDAAMDETTKWEQGPLLRLKAKLKVSQSLHMDAIETYRYLLALVQAQKKSFGHLRIVPQVEDDKVNEFEVWNGLANLYSSLSHWKDAEICLGKAKELKEFSPEVLHTEGLMCEGSEKIQEALAAYINAILLEPTYVPCKVLIGALWSKAGPDALPIARSLLSDALRLDPTNRKAWFYLGVIHRDEGRMADAVDCFQAAAMLEESDPIESFSSVL